In Pseudoalteromonas carrageenovora IAM 12662, the following proteins share a genomic window:
- a CDS encoding DUF2960 domain-containing protein, which translates to MARRITYTFKNQPREINFAKDKYHDMYQAIAAAEGIDLTNYLNMVRQIEMTSKGSSAVRNFRDQEFARMGFSDIYFIKE; encoded by the coding sequence ATGGCACGCAGAATAACCTATACATTTAAAAACCAACCGCGCGAAATTAACTTCGCAAAAGACAAATACCACGATATGTATCAAGCTATTGCGGCTGCCGAAGGTATCGATTTAACAAACTACTTAAATATGGTGCGCCAAATAGAAATGACCTCTAAAGGGTCATCGGCAGTACGTAATTTTCGCGACCAAGAATTTGCCCGTATGGGCTTTAGCGATATTTACTTTATAAAAGAGTAA
- the alr gene encoding alanine racemase — translation MRLATAEINLTALAHNLAQVKRFAPNSKIMAVLKANAYGHGLVTIAQHLNGADAFAVARIDEALALRAGGLTKPIVLLEGFFNKADLPILLANNFQTIIHDANQLAALENAKLDAPITCWLKVNTGMHRLGIAPEQFEEFYNRLQKTANAKNTINLMTHFSCADDVDNTKTVQQITLFDNLVNGIDQAHCLSNSAGIIAWPTGHGDWVRPGLMLYGVSPMANKVGQQHQLKPVMHLTTKVIAVRNVAAHEAVGYGGRWQSDKPTKLAVVAMGYGDGYPRHAKEGTPVMIAGQRYGIVGSVSMDMISIDIGLNEHNVKVGDSVTMWGPELPVEEIAQCADTIPYELLCNITPRVSYEYQP, via the coding sequence ATGCGACTAGCCACAGCTGAAATAAATTTAACGGCACTTGCGCACAACCTAGCACAAGTGAAGCGTTTTGCGCCTAATAGTAAAATTATGGCGGTATTAAAAGCCAATGCATATGGGCATGGTTTAGTAACCATTGCCCAGCATTTAAATGGCGCTGATGCCTTTGCTGTTGCCCGTATTGATGAAGCCTTAGCGCTTCGTGCAGGCGGGTTAACCAAGCCAATAGTGCTACTAGAGGGCTTTTTTAATAAAGCTGATTTGCCTATTTTACTCGCGAATAATTTTCAAACCATTATTCATGATGCTAACCAATTAGCGGCACTAGAAAATGCCAAGCTTGATGCGCCAATAACATGCTGGCTAAAAGTAAATACCGGTATGCACCGACTAGGTATTGCACCTGAGCAGTTTGAAGAATTTTATAATCGCTTGCAAAAAACAGCGAATGCAAAAAACACCATTAATTTAATGACTCATTTTTCGTGTGCTGATGATGTTGATAATACAAAAACGGTTCAACAAATTACGTTATTTGATAACTTAGTAAATGGTATTGACCAAGCGCATTGCTTATCAAATTCGGCGGGAATTATTGCTTGGCCAACAGGGCATGGTGATTGGGTGCGCCCTGGGCTTATGCTTTATGGTGTATCGCCAATGGCTAACAAAGTGGGGCAGCAGCATCAGCTCAAACCCGTTATGCATTTAACAACTAAAGTGATTGCAGTACGTAATGTAGCTGCGCACGAGGCTGTTGGGTATGGTGGACGCTGGCAAAGTGACAAGCCAACCAAGCTTGCTGTTGTGGCAATGGGTTATGGTGATGGTTATCCGCGCCACGCAAAAGAAGGCACCCCAGTAATGATCGCAGGACAACGCTACGGTATAGTGGGTAGTGTTTCTATGGATATGATCAGTATTGATATTGGCTTAAATGAGCACAATGTAAAAGTAGGCGACAGCGTTACAATGTGGGGGCCAGAGCTTCCTGTTGAAGAAATAGCACAATGTGCCGATACTATCCCTTACGAGTTATTGTGTAATATCACACCGCGCGTAAGTTATGAGTATCAGCCATAG
- the pnuC gene encoding nicotinamide riboside transporter PnuC: MDFLTQTLSGFTAMSHWEYIAVVLSIAYLLLAIKESLWCWPAAFLSTLIYTIMYWNGALLMESLLNFYYMYMAVFGWAVWRKGKKNSLSITSWSIDRHAKLIATTSATAIVIGYVMQNYTHADFAYLDSFTTCFAVVTTYLVAKKVLENWLYWIVIDAASMYLYYEKGYYPTLALFVFYTIMAAWGFKTWYEEYEQSQAKPLAQL; encoded by the coding sequence ATGGACTTTTTAACGCAAACCTTAAGTGGTTTTACAGCAATGTCGCATTGGGAATATATTGCGGTAGTGTTGTCTATTGCTTATTTATTGCTCGCAATAAAAGAGAGCTTATGGTGCTGGCCTGCCGCTTTTCTAAGTACACTTATTTATACCATAATGTACTGGAATGGCGCGCTACTTATGGAGTCCTTGCTTAATTTTTATTACATGTATATGGCTGTATTTGGTTGGGCTGTGTGGCGTAAAGGTAAAAAAAATAGCTTAAGTATCACATCGTGGTCGATTGACCGTCACGCTAAACTTATAGCCACTACAAGCGCTACGGCTATTGTTATTGGCTACGTAATGCAAAATTATACCCACGCTGATTTTGCCTACCTAGATAGCTTTACTACTTGCTTTGCCGTAGTGACCACTTACTTAGTTGCTAAAAAGGTACTCGAAAATTGGTTATATTGGATAGTCATAGATGCAGCCTCAATGTATCTATATTACGAAAAAGGCTATTATCCAACGCTAGCGCTCTTTGTTTTTTATACTATTATGGCTGCTTGGGGCTTTAAAACCTGGTACGAAGAATACGAGCAGAGCCAAGCTAAGCCACTGGCACAGCTTTAG
- a CDS encoding phosphotransferase: MIEYTQLVKVCSAFMEPLSIVSTERLLNGFSNDNFLIRTQQSAYLLKCYKTQWPAIGLQAQQELSKQFICPKPIWTDKKNNYAAFNYIEGDIAQNNTQQNLISKLAKVHAYPVKTPPMNIAQELLYYQQSDIYKHHQLQIEHALKSIAKMPYSEGFCHNDLVKDNIIVNTSGMYLIDFEYAQTNDIYFDLAALAVSFNLNEQSREALLNSYKTYLKKEGEFYHSTKKLDYYSVLFLVLCIGWYEQRDINTKSVGLRAQLIKLLKTL, from the coding sequence ATGATTGAGTATACTCAGTTAGTAAAAGTGTGTAGTGCGTTTATGGAGCCTTTAAGCATTGTTTCAACCGAACGATTGCTTAATGGCTTTAGTAACGATAATTTTTTAATACGCACTCAGCAAAGCGCCTATTTATTAAAATGTTATAAAACGCAGTGGCCAGCAATCGGCTTACAGGCGCAGCAAGAACTAAGTAAGCAATTTATTTGCCCAAAACCGATATGGACAGATAAAAAAAATAACTACGCGGCTTTTAATTATATAGAAGGCGACATTGCTCAAAATAATACCCAGCAAAACCTCATTAGCAAACTTGCTAAAGTGCATGCTTACCCTGTAAAAACGCCGCCCATGAACATAGCTCAAGAGTTGCTTTACTATCAGCAAAGCGATATATATAAACATCACCAATTACAAATAGAACATGCTTTAAAAAGCATTGCCAAAATGCCTTACAGTGAAGGGTTTTGTCATAATGATTTAGTAAAAGACAATATTATTGTGAATACTTCGGGTATGTACTTAATTGATTTTGAATATGCTCAAACCAACGATATTTACTTTGATTTAGCTGCACTGGCAGTTAGCTTTAATTTAAACGAGCAAAGTAGAGAAGCGTTATTAAACAGTTATAAAACCTACTTAAAAAAAGAAGGTGAGTTTTATCACTCGACAAAGAAACTTGATTATTACAGCGTGTTATTTTTAGTGTTATGTATTGGTTGGTATGAGCAGCGCGACATAAATACAAAATCTGTAGGGTTACGCGCGCAACTAATTAAACTTTTAAAGACTTTATAA
- the rpsR gene encoding 30S ribosomal protein S18, whose amino-acid sequence MARYFRRRKFCRFKAEGVQQIDYKDLATLRNYVTESGKIVPSRITGTSAKYQRQLATAIKRARYLALLPYTDLHK is encoded by the coding sequence ATGGCACGTTATTTCAGACGTCGTAAGTTCTGCCGCTTTAAAGCGGAAGGCGTACAACAAATCGATTACAAAGATCTAGCTACTCTTAGAAACTATGTTACAGAAAGTGGCAAAATCGTACCTAGCCGTATTACAGGTACTAGCGCTAAATACCAGCGCCAGCTAGCAACTGCTATTAAGCGTGCTCGCTACTTAGCCCTTCTTCCATACACTGACTTACATAAGTAA
- a CDS encoding alpha/beta hydrolase-fold protein, producing MKLLLSLVLVLTVSTSFSSYANTSTTDIPVGKKVILQSKILNEDRPIRIFIPDTVKDDQPLYVIYLLDGVEHFHTASGVVKSLVDYEQIPNAMLVGVDTTYRVRDYLPKVQGEPKTEFQTFVKNKWPDAGQTDNFLKFVSDELMPYINSNYSTNGYSTLIGHSNAGTLALYTLVNQPELFNNYIAISPNSWWSDEELKNNIIKYTKNPKGAQSLFISVASEGSRFYTGVLNTLVNLEQQMPTQLKWEYKHYPTFSHMGTILPALSDSLINLFGDLIFKVTDEHGRFADVSLITGYYQALSDKYGFELKIPQDVYVEFAHSQQKFGNTKKAITTLKHFTRDYPDAAYSHMRLSQGYTADKQFKEAVTSMKHALELAKQNSRDPMLVDALKDMVNEAQNNL from the coding sequence ATGAAGCTCTTACTATCGCTAGTATTAGTACTTACAGTTAGTACATCTTTTTCGAGCTATGCAAACACCTCTACAACCGACATACCCGTTGGTAAAAAAGTTATTCTACAATCAAAAATACTTAACGAAGACAGGCCTATCAGAATTTTTATACCTGACACTGTAAAAGACGATCAGCCGCTTTATGTTATTTATTTACTTGATGGTGTTGAGCACTTTCATACAGCCTCTGGTGTAGTTAAATCCCTTGTTGATTACGAGCAAATACCTAATGCAATGCTTGTTGGTGTTGATACAACCTACCGCGTTCGTGATTACTTACCTAAAGTACAAGGTGAGCCAAAAACTGAATTTCAAACCTTTGTTAAAAATAAATGGCCTGACGCTGGGCAAACCGATAATTTTTTAAAGTTTGTGTCTGACGAACTCATGCCCTATATAAATAGTAATTACTCAACTAACGGCTACAGCACCTTAATTGGTCATTCTAATGCTGGTACATTGGCGCTTTATACTTTAGTTAATCAACCGGAATTATTTAACAACTACATAGCTATTAGCCCAAATAGTTGGTGGAGTGACGAAGAGTTAAAAAATAATATTATTAAATACACTAAAAACCCTAAAGGCGCTCAATCGTTATTTATTAGTGTAGCAAGTGAAGGGTCACGCTTTTATACGGGTGTATTAAATACGTTAGTAAATTTAGAACAACAAATGCCTACGCAGCTAAAATGGGAGTATAAACATTACCCTACTTTTTCTCATATGGGCACCATACTACCAGCACTTAGCGATAGCCTAATTAATCTATTTGGCGACCTAATATTTAAAGTGACTGACGAGCACGGAAGATTTGCTGATGTATCGCTTATTACCGGTTACTACCAAGCACTGAGTGATAAGTACGGATTTGAGCTTAAAATTCCACAAGATGTGTACGTAGAATTTGCCCATAGCCAGCAAAAATTTGGCAATACTAAAAAAGCGATAACTACGCTTAAACACTTCACTCGCGATTATCCTGATGCTGCTTACTCCCACATGCGATTATCGCAAGGCTACACGGCTGACAAACAATTTAAGGAGGCTGTTACTAGTATGAAACACGCACTAGAACTTGCTAAACAAAACTCGCGAGATCCAATGTTAGTTGATGCGCTCAAAGATATGGTCAATGAAGCACAAAATAATTTGTAG
- the priB gene encoding primosomal replication protein N → MVSPYMNQLVISGVVCKTPKFSQSPAGIPHCIFVVEHKSMQTEADLNRNSYVRLQVVASGKQMQQQTQHLHVGQALQVSGFLNRHEGRNGLSQLVLHAQHIERII, encoded by the coding sequence ATGGTTAGCCCATATATGAATCAGCTGGTTATATCGGGGGTTGTTTGTAAAACACCCAAGTTTAGCCAAAGCCCTGCAGGCATACCGCATTGTATTTTTGTTGTAGAACATAAATCGATGCAAACCGAAGCAGATCTTAACCGTAATAGTTACGTTAGGCTTCAGGTTGTTGCCAGTGGTAAGCAAATGCAACAACAGACTCAACATTTGCACGTTGGGCAGGCATTGCAAGTGAGTGGTTTTTTAAATCGCCACGAAGGTCGTAACGGCCTTAGCCAATTGGTTTTGCATGCTCAGCATATAGAAAGAATTATTTGA
- the rplI gene encoding 50S ribosomal protein L9 — translation MQVILLDKIANLGSLGEQVVVKSGFARNFLFPQGKAVPATKANIETFDARRAELEAKIAEQLVAAQARADKLEALAEVTLVSKAGDEGKLFGSIGTRDIADAISAVGVEVAKSEVRLPLGTIRETGEFDVAIAVHSDVTATIKVIVIAEA, via the coding sequence ATGCAAGTTATTCTACTAGATAAGATCGCTAACCTAGGTAGCCTAGGTGAACAGGTTGTAGTTAAATCTGGTTTCGCACGTAACTTCCTTTTCCCGCAAGGTAAGGCAGTTCCTGCGACTAAAGCTAACATTGAAACTTTTGACGCACGTCGCGCAGAACTTGAAGCGAAAATCGCTGAACAGTTAGTTGCTGCACAAGCACGCGCTGACAAACTAGAAGCATTAGCAGAAGTTACTTTAGTATCTAAAGCTGGTGACGAAGGTAAGTTATTCGGTTCAATCGGTACTCGTGACATCGCTGACGCTATCTCAGCTGTTGGTGTTGAAGTTGCTAAATCAGAAGTTCGTTTACCTCTAGGTACTATCCGTGAGACTGGCGAATTTGACGTTGCAATCGCAGTACACTCAGACGTAACAGCTACTATTAAAGTAATCGTTATTGCTGAAGCTTAA
- the rpsF gene encoding 30S ribosomal protein S6, which produces MRHYEIVFMVHPDQSEQVSGMIERYTGSITEAGGTIHRLEDWGRRQLAYPINKLHKAHYVLMNVEAPTEVISELETTFRYNDAVLRNLVMRTKNAVTEASPLAREEKKEAPAA; this is translated from the coding sequence ATGCGTCATTACGAAATCGTATTCATGGTTCACCCTGATCAGAGTGAGCAAGTATCTGGTATGATCGAACGTTATACTGGTTCTATCACTGAAGCTGGTGGTACTATTCACCGTCTTGAAGACTGGGGCCGTCGTCAACTGGCTTACCCAATCAACAAGCTTCATAAAGCTCATTATGTTCTTATGAACGTTGAAGCACCTACTGAAGTAATCAGCGAGCTAGAAACTACTTTCCGCTACAACGATGCAGTGCTTCGTAACTTAGTTATGCGTACTAAAAATGCAGTAACTGAAGCGTCTCCTCTTGCAAGAGAAGAGAAGAAAGAAGCACCAGCTGCTTAA
- the dnaB gene encoding replicative DNA helicase, with protein MAKPDKQVDTLKVPPHSIEAEQSVLGGLMLDNQAFDRVAELVVSQDFYTRTHKLIFEAMTALAEIGDPIDLITISESLEKNNQLAGIGGFAYLAEIAKNTPSAANIDAYANIVRERAVVREMIGVANEIAEAGFNTEGRTSHDLLDFAESKVFKIAEQRSKSTEGPQSIHNILEKTVDKIEELYQSPQDGVTGVSTGYADLDKMTTGLQPSDLIIVAARPSMGKTTFAMNLAEHAAMTQDKPVLIYSLEMPSEQIMMRMLASLGRINQTKVRTGQLDDDDWARLSSTMGLLMEKGKMYVDDASGLTPTDVRSRARRIARDHGGISMIMVDYLQLMRVPSLSDNRTLEIAEISRSLKSLAKELKCPVVALSQLNRTLEQRADKRPINSDLRESGSIEQDADLIMFIYRDEVYNEDSTEKGIAEIIIGKQRNGPIGKVRLTFQGQFSRFDNYAGPAVDDEY; from the coding sequence ATGGCCAAACCAGATAAGCAAGTCGATACCCTTAAAGTTCCTCCCCATTCAATAGAAGCTGAACAATCTGTTTTAGGTGGCTTAATGCTTGATAATCAAGCTTTTGACCGCGTAGCTGAGCTTGTTGTATCGCAGGACTTTTATACCCGCACGCACAAGTTAATTTTTGAGGCGATGACGGCGCTTGCTGAAATTGGCGATCCGATAGATTTAATTACAATTTCTGAAAGCCTAGAAAAAAATAATCAACTTGCTGGTATTGGTGGTTTTGCTTACTTAGCTGAAATAGCTAAAAACACCCCAAGTGCTGCTAATATCGATGCTTACGCAAACATAGTGCGCGAGCGAGCCGTTGTTCGTGAAATGATTGGTGTTGCAAACGAAATAGCCGAAGCAGGCTTTAATACCGAAGGGCGCACCAGCCATGACTTATTAGATTTTGCCGAGAGTAAGGTATTTAAAATTGCCGAGCAGCGCTCAAAAAGCACTGAAGGTCCGCAAAGCATACACAACATACTCGAAAAAACCGTTGATAAAATAGAAGAGCTTTATCAATCACCACAAGATGGTGTTACCGGCGTAAGTACGGGTTATGCCGACCTTGATAAAATGACCACAGGCTTACAACCTTCTGATTTAATTATTGTTGCAGCACGTCCGTCGATGGGTAAAACCACCTTTGCGATGAACCTTGCAGAGCACGCGGCTATGACTCAAGACAAGCCTGTGCTTATTTACTCATTAGAGATGCCCTCTGAACAAATTATGATGAGGATGTTGGCATCACTTGGTCGTATTAACCAAACTAAGGTACGTACCGGCCAGCTAGATGACGACGATTGGGCGCGACTTTCATCAACCATGGGTTTGTTGATGGAAAAAGGCAAAATGTACGTTGATGATGCATCGGGGCTTACACCTACCGATGTACGCTCACGCGCAAGGCGTATAGCGCGTGATCATGGTGGTATTAGTATGATCATGGTCGATTACTTGCAGTTAATGCGTGTACCTAGCTTATCGGATAACCGAACACTTGAAATTGCAGAAATTTCGCGCTCTCTTAAGTCTCTTGCAAAAGAGCTTAAATGCCCGGTTGTTGCGCTTTCGCAGCTAAACCGTACGCTTGAGCAACGTGCTGATAAACGCCCAATTAACTCAGATTTACGTGAATCAGGTTCAATAGAGCAAGATGCCGATTTAATCATGTTTATATACCGTGATGAAGTGTACAACGAAGACAGCACTGAAAAAGGCATCGCCGAAATCATCATAGGTAAACAGCGTAACGGTCCAATTGGTAAAGTACGCTTAACATTCCAAGGTCAATTTTCTCGCTTTGATAATTACGCGGGGCCAGCAGTAGATGACGAATATTAA
- a CDS encoding DUF4097 family beta strand repeat-containing protein, translating into MKAILLGLSLLPLSVLAGDKIDKQIEVPSGGTIFIENQRGDVQITGWDKNEFKVSGELDDKAQGFELKTMGEKTEFIVKMPSNLGWGNNGDGSNLTVFMPKSSSLEFAGVNVSVVAKTLKNGAEVDVVNGEITVDDITGNIKLTTVNGDVNAENLNGNIQFETVNGEINDRQSSGELRFSAVNGDIKSNSTASDVRLENVNGDIDFTLSSIKNLRINTVNGEAEVHIKELLKGGDVRFESVSGDGEFYFPQSVSAKFEIKAHANGKIINKVTRDKVSKAKYGPASDLEFSANGGNANVEMDTISGRIALRTK; encoded by the coding sequence ATGAAAGCAATTTTACTCGGATTAAGCCTATTACCACTAAGCGTTTTAGCGGGTGACAAAATAGATAAGCAAATAGAAGTACCAAGCGGTGGTACTATTTTTATTGAAAACCAACGCGGCGACGTACAGATAACTGGTTGGGATAAAAATGAGTTTAAAGTATCTGGTGAGCTTGATGATAAAGCACAAGGCTTTGAGCTAAAAACAATGGGCGAAAAAACCGAGTTTATAGTAAAAATGCCAAGCAATTTGGGTTGGGGAAACAATGGTGATGGCTCTAACTTAACTGTATTTATGCCAAAAAGCAGTAGTTTAGAGTTTGCTGGTGTTAATGTATCTGTGGTTGCTAAAACCCTTAAAAACGGTGCTGAAGTAGATGTAGTTAATGGTGAAATTACCGTTGATGATATTACTGGCAATATTAAGCTCACTACGGTAAATGGTGATGTAAACGCAGAGAATTTAAACGGTAATATTCAATTTGAAACCGTAAACGGTGAAATTAACGATAGGCAATCAAGTGGCGAGCTGCGTTTTAGTGCCGTAAATGGCGATATTAAATCAAACTCAACAGCAAGTGATGTACGATTAGAAAACGTTAACGGCGATATCGATTTTACATTATCGAGTATTAAAAACTTGCGTATAAATACCGTAAATGGCGAAGCCGAAGTACATATTAAAGAGCTGCTAAAAGGTGGCGATGTACGTTTTGAGTCGGTTAGTGGCGATGGTGAGTTTTACTTCCCGCAAAGTGTATCGGCTAAATTTGAAATTAAAGCTCATGCTAATGGTAAAATTATTAATAAAGTAACCCGCGATAAAGTAAGCAAAGCCAAATATGGTCCTGCGAGTGATTTAGAGTTTAGCGCAAATGGCGGCAATGCAAACGTTGAAATGGATACGATAAGTGGGCGCATAGCGCTTCGCACTAAATAG
- a CDS encoding FAD-dependent oxidoreductase, translating to MKQAQVCIVGGGCVGLTLALGLAKANVSVVVLDAGPKQAPRTDEYALRVSALSIASQTLFEQLNVWPHIMAERACAYTHMDVRDADSFGKIAFNNEQLELEHLGHIVENDIIRFALIKELEQQPSATLMFDTEYQQIHQSESDVFITLKSGEPIIAKLLVAADGANSAIRKQFNMALSFKDYDHHALVATVKTHEPHAYTARQVFLPTGPLAFLPLSDDNTHSIVWSTSPNHCDELLAMDDSSFNKAVMAAIDGQCGLCEVLSKRAAFPLKMRYAQQWVSGKVVLMGDAAHTIHPLAGLGMNLGLKDAAYLIELLTRDSKEFASTRTLRDYERTRKLDAQKHIALMQGLKELFEGANPVKKLIRGVGLSLVDNLGPIKHLFAKEAIGK from the coding sequence ATGAAGCAAGCACAGGTTTGTATAGTGGGTGGTGGCTGCGTAGGCTTAACTCTCGCTTTAGGGCTGGCAAAAGCCAATGTAAGTGTTGTGGTGTTAGATGCCGGGCCAAAACAAGCGCCCCGAACTGATGAATACGCCTTGCGCGTCAGTGCGCTGAGCATAGCAAGCCAAACCTTGTTTGAACAATTAAACGTGTGGCCACACATAATGGCAGAGCGAGCGTGTGCCTATACGCATATGGACGTACGCGACGCCGACAGCTTTGGTAAAATAGCCTTTAATAACGAGCAACTTGAGCTTGAACACTTAGGCCATATAGTAGAGAACGATATTATTCGTTTTGCACTTATAAAAGAGCTAGAGCAACAACCAAGTGCCACACTCATGTTTGATACTGAGTATCAGCAAATACACCAAAGTGAGTCCGACGTATTTATAACTCTTAAAAGCGGCGAGCCAATTATTGCTAAGCTGCTGGTGGCGGCCGATGGCGCAAATTCGGCTATTCGTAAACAATTTAATATGGCGCTCAGCTTTAAAGATTACGACCACCACGCGCTAGTTGCTACGGTTAAAACCCATGAGCCACATGCATACACCGCGCGCCAAGTGTTTTTACCAACAGGGCCACTGGCATTTTTACCCTTAAGCGATGACAACACCCACTCTATTGTATGGTCTACCAGCCCCAACCATTGTGATGAATTGTTAGCAATGGACGACAGCAGCTTTAATAAAGCCGTAATGGCTGCGATAGATGGCCAATGCGGGCTGTGTGAAGTGCTAAGTAAACGCGCAGCATTTCCACTTAAAATGCGCTACGCCCAGCAATGGGTAAGTGGCAAAGTGGTATTAATGGGTGATGCAGCGCACACCATTCACCCTTTGGCAGGTCTGGGTATGAACCTAGGCCTAAAAGACGCCGCGTATTTAATTGAGCTTTTAACAAGGGATAGTAAAGAATTTGCCAGCACGCGCACACTTCGTGATTACGAGCGCACCCGCAAGCTCGACGCGCAAAAACACATAGCTCTGATGCAAGGGCTCAAAGAGTTATTTGAAGGTGCAAACCCAGTTAAAAAGCTAATACGTGGAGTCGGGCTGTCACTCGTTGATAACCTAGGTCCAATAAAACACCTGTTCGCCAAAGAAGCGATAGGCAAATAA
- a CDS encoding RNA polymerase sigma factor: MLHVKPENAPMCEAALIERVKSGDQGAYKALYELHIKRVYGLCLRLLADEAHAEDASQEVFVHVWNKIAQFDGRSQFSTWLHSLASNVAISYVRKHKSWLNKVISIEQSGMDEQSAQSCKGLNGLDKLIVRLPERARMVFVLYAIEGYRHEEIAMQLGMAVGSSKSQYHRARQLLQEWYEYE, from the coding sequence ATGTTACACGTTAAACCCGAAAACGCGCCCATGTGCGAAGCTGCATTAATTGAGCGAGTTAAATCGGGTGACCAAGGCGCATACAAAGCGTTATATGAGCTGCACATAAAACGTGTTTACGGTTTATGTTTGCGCTTACTGGCCGACGAAGCGCACGCTGAAGACGCCTCCCAAGAGGTGTTTGTGCATGTATGGAACAAAATAGCACAGTTTGATGGGCGCTCTCAGTTTTCTACTTGGTTACACAGTTTGGCAAGTAACGTGGCGATTAGTTATGTACGCAAACATAAAAGCTGGCTTAATAAAGTAATAAGTATTGAACAAAGCGGTATGGATGAGCAAAGCGCACAAAGCTGTAAAGGCTTAAACGGGTTAGATAAATTAATTGTTCGCTTACCAGAGCGTGCCCGTATGGTGTTTGTTTTATACGCCATTGAAGGCTATCGCCATGAAGAAATAGCAATGCAATTAGGTATGGCTGTAGGGTCTAGTAAATCGCAATATCATCGTGCAAGGCAGTTATTACAAGAGTGGTACGAGTATGAGTAA